One genomic window of Juglans regia cultivar Chandler unplaced genomic scaffold, Walnut 2.0 Scaffold_83, whole genome shotgun sequence includes the following:
- the LOC118347072 gene encoding uncharacterized protein LOC118347072: protein MAASGLPPMAAPARSFADLISATPQPLPEMEVSFRQPKIIDGELVFSFSTEEIAKLAQPFRYSIVLKFIRQRPSLDAVRSFIRTRWGLSSMPMVSAMQRPRNVFVRMANEMDFNKALSRESCEVNGVFYRPFAWTPEFDENHEPPCVPVWVFLPGLPPNFFQPSVLKMLTAPIGRLIRCDNSTICATRTDGARVCVEVDSSKTPISSFWIGKPGVPKSRRQEIVYETLPAYCSLCKCQGHNSRTCRKGDDKKKTAKSELKWVKQVSKPSEERVDMAEAKNSVQQEIVNEKQEDVVQLLDEEGAEKLVECNEAVAEKNHSEEELGLGLAVNSLGLREVIPQNHPSALDKGEPNSFNGPMGNNRQSELAIVPCVVHLGLEASGHKGPKVPSLVMVTDLDVDGASLDEELNLLASEGDVAAVSSQGCEVAGENVQADEIHSDYEGERDNLKEDSRKDYCTDSEGTTKFVGSNQFVSVKVEEKGFAFILTIVYAKCNPVERKKLWEDLIALRNGNLPCADDVVQRTKRLGSELGKVLPRTTSDHSPLVIQTGDDPFRYGPRPFRFQFMWTDHVDFLSFVKGIWNQPGVGYGLLKLSFKLKRLKVALREWNLRIFGRTNVIIHELEIRIESLENSLQNSFSSADDHDLMDANLELSTWKGREDTRLSHMTKKSWLQDGDQNSKFFHAYLNAKNSKRINDMHLPDGTFLNNPLDIHKAAVVYFQQFLSESSDCDCPILGDLISPVISEEDNLMLCRTPSFDDIKEALFSIPIDSSPGPDGFSSGFFRCCWDIIKEDLMEAVSEFFQKHLLPRYYTASFIVLIPKVDSPNGFDKFRPISLCSVVYKICAKIIVGRLTKLLSKMISNEQGAFIPGRSIFENISITQEMVHSINKKTNGGNVLVKLDMSKAYDRVNWNSLIHVLVAFGFSPQFCALIKLCISSPWYSIMMNGTSMGFFKGERGLRQGDPLSPYLFVIMQEVLSRMLKKAFDIGKIGRFTQARGTPPISHLMYADDIVIFSNGGKKSMRGLMEVLHLYELWTGQILNKSKSAIFFSNKIPAHRKSSLLHLTGFSEGSFPFKYLGVPIVVGRLKVCDFGELIGKVSKKIAGWKMKLLSAGGRVILLRHVLSSMATHLLAVLPVPNGVFKVLNRIMSSFFWGNSDGRGKRKWVAWKNICYPTEEGGLGIRDFGDVQRALHMKFAWHLLRGQSLWADFFKGKYVKGIHLSLLSPNKGTLFWKAIVRCIPEVLNQSKWLVKEGNVSFWHDNWLDGGPISALYPVIERPSLKIKDCRIDNGWDIPLLERAVGQQKALELYHFLATRKDGQDVLIWVNDKNGNFSTKSAWDCIRVRAPSLPWAHWIWHPNLPKKISVMMWKALHNCLSVDDKIKNIGIPFVSKCNCCARGHMEDLNHVLCNGDFARQIWRLAANQLGVHMGVFLTWKEQINFWFRRAGKSSQLKIIFGILPSIVSWKIWDRRCKARFEDRVDSVQTVWHVIKIWIRQIISLVMRVSRISSHDVAILQRLDIPVLPQKPKQVRVVRWFRPSQGWMKLNSDGSSLGNPGPAGAGGVIRDSFGNLQAAYSVFLGQGSNNFAELRSLLEGVRRCYQLGFRRVDIEVDSQLIVSWVTKGTCNIWYLEDFWEELQGLLGCLEYRLTHVFREGNAVADYLAKRGAEGLNCDWSFNDALPSQLRGLLRLDKIGIPYLRIS from the exons ATGGCGGCCTCTGGCTTGCCGCCCATGGCAGCCCCGGCTCGGTCCTTTGCAGATTTAATCTCAGCAACGCCACAACCTTTACCAGAGATGGAGGTTTCGTTCCGTCAGCCAAAGATTATCGATGGTGAACTGGTGTTTTCGTTCTCTACAGAGGAGATTGCAAAATTGGCTCAGCCTTTCCGTTATTCCATTGTTCTGAAATTCATCAGGCAGCGACCCTCCTTAGATGCGGTTAGATCCTTCATTCGAACACGCTGGGGGCTGTCTAGTATGCCCATGGTGTCTGCTATGCAGCGTCCTCGTAATGTATTCGTGCGGATGGCTAACGAAATGGACTTCAACAAGGCCTTATCCAGAGAATCATGTGAGGTAAACGGTGTCTTCTACAGACCATTCGCATGGACGCCTGAATTTGATGAAAACCATGAACCACCGTGTGTACCTGTATGGGTATTTTTACCCGGACTTCCACCCAATTTCTTTCAACCTTCAGTCTTAAAAATGCTCACAGCTCCTATAGGACGTCTCATCAGATGTGATAATTCTACGATTTGCGCGACTCGCACAGATGGGGCGAGAGTTTGTGTCGAGGTTGACTCGTCTAAGACTCCGATCTCTTCATTCTGGATAGGCAAACCAGGGGTACCCAAAAGTAGGCGGCAAGAGATAGTGTATGAGACGCTGCCTGCTTACTGCTCTTTGTGTAAATGCCAGGGACACAATTCTCGCACATGCCGCAAGGGAGATGATAAGAAGAAGACAGCTAAGAGTGAATTGAAGTGGGTTAAGCAAGTGTCAAAGCCTTCGGAGGAAAGGGTTGATATGGCTGAAGCAAAAAATTCGGTTCAGCAGGAGATCGTGAATGAGAAACAGGAAGATGTGGTCCAACTACTAGATGAGGAAGGGGCTGAGAAATTGGTCGAGTGTAATGAGGCAGTTGCAGAGAAGAATCATTCGGAAGAGGAGCTCGGTTTGGGCCTTGCTGTGAATTCGTTGGGGCTGAGGGAGGTTATCCCACAAAACCATCCATCTGCTTTGGATAAAGGTGAACCGAATTCCTTCAATGGGCCTATGGGGAATAACCGACAGAGTGAATTGGCCATAGTGCCGTGTGTTGTGCATCTGGGCTTGGAAGCTTCGGGTCACAAGGGGCCTAAGGTGCCTTCTTTGGTGATGGTTACGGACTTAGATGTGGATGGGGCTAGCTTGGATGAAGAGTTGAACCTTTTGGCAAGTGAGGGTGATGTTGCTGCTGTGTCATCTCAAGGCTGTGAGGTTGCGGGGGAAAATGTGCAGGCTGATGAAATTCATTCCGATTATGAAGGTGAGCGAGATAATCTGAAAGAGGATTCACGAAAAGATTATTGCACCGATTCGGAAGGAACGACCAAATTTGTTG GTTCGAATCAATTTGTTTCAGTGAAAGTTGAAGAGAAGGGGTTCGCCTTCATTCTTACTATTGTCTATGCTAAATGCAACCCAGTCGAGCGTAAAAAACTTTGGGAAGACCTTATAGCTCTCAGAAATGGAAATCTTCC GTGCGCTGATGACGTGGTGCAACGGACAAAGAGGCTTGGCTCGGAGTTGGGCAAG GTTTTGCCTCGTACTACGTCGGATCACTCTCCTTTAGTGATTCAAACTGGTGATGACCCATTCAGGTATGGGCCTAGACCTTTTCGTTTTCAATTTATGTGGACTGATCATGTTGATTTTTTGAGCTTTGTCAAAGGGATATGGAATCAACCTGGAGTTGGCTATGGGCTGCTTAAGCTTTCTTTTAAGCTCAAACGGCTGAAGGTGGCTCTTAGGGAGTGGAATCTGCGTATCTTTGGGAGGACAAATGTGATTATTCATGAGTTAGAAATTCGTATTGAGAGCTTGGAGAATAGccttcaaaattctttttcttctgcggatgatcatgatcttatGGATGCAAATCTAGAGCTCTCAACTTGGAAGGGTCGTGAAGACACTAGACTTTCTCATATGACTAAGAAAAGTTGGCTTCAAGATGGTGACCAAAATTCCAAATTCTTCCATGCTTATTTGAATGCCAAGAATAGTAAAAGGATCAATGACATGCATCTTCCGGACGGTACGTTTCTTAATAATCCTCTTGATATTCATAAGGCTGCCGTGGTTTATTTTCAGCAGTTCTTGAGTGAGAGTAGTGATTGTGATTGTCCCATCTTAGGGGATCTGATTTCCCCGGTGATTAGTGAGGAGGATAATTTGATGTTATGTCGTACTCCGTCTTTTGATGATATTAAGGAAGCTCTGTTTAGCATCCCTATTGATAGTAGTCCTGGTCCGGACGGTTTTAGCTCTGGTTTCTTCAGATGTTGCTGGGATATTATTAAAGAGGATTTAATGGAAGCTGTTTCTgagttttttcaaaaacatttgcTTCCCCGTTATTACACGGCGTCTTTTATTGTGTTAATTCCTAAGGTTGATTCGCCTAATGGATTTGAtaagtttaggcctattagtctgTGTTCTGTGGTTTATAAGATTTGTGCGAAGATCATTGTGGGTCGTCTGACGAAGTTGCTTTCTAAGATGATTTCTAATGAACAGGGGGCCTTTATCCCGGGTCGTagtatatttgagaatattagtatcACCCAGGAAATGGTACATTCGATTAATAAAAAGACTAATGGGGGTAATGTTTTGGTCAAGTTGGATatgtctaaggcttatgatagagtgAATTGGAATTCTCTCATTCATGTTTTGgttgcttttggtttttctcctCAGTTCTGCGCCCTGATTAAGTTATGCATCTCTTCTCCCTGGtactctattatgatgaatggtacttCTATGGGATTTTTTAAAGGTGAGCGTggtttgaggcaaggtgatccgCTTTCGCCCTATCTCTTTGTCATTATGCAAGAGGTCTTATCTCGTATGTTGAAGAAAGCTTTTGATATTGGTAAAATTGGTCGGTTTACTCAAGCTAGAGGTACCCCCCCTatctctcatcttatgtatgcggatgatattgttattttctcTAATGGGGGGAAGAAATCCATGAGAGGTTTGATGGAGGTTTTACATCTTTACGAGCTTTGGACGGGTCAGATCCTTAACAAAAGTAAGAGTGCTATCTTTTTCTCTAATAAGATCCCTGCTCACAGAAAGTCCTCCCTTCTTCACTTGACTGGTTTCTCTGAAGGGTCTttcccttttaaatatttgggggttCCTATTGTGGTGGGTCGTCTGAAGGTCTGTGATTTTGGTGAATTGATTGGGAAAGTTAGTAAGAAGATTGCTGGGTGGAAGATGAAATTGCTTTCAGCTGGTGGTCGTGTGATTCTTTTACGCCATGTTTTGTCGAGCATGGCCACACACCTTCTAGCGGTTTTACCTGTTCCTAATGGGGTGTTTAAGGTTTTGAATAGGATTATGAGTTCCTTTTTCTGGGGAAACTCTGATGGGAGAGGTAAACGGAAGTGGGTGGCCTGGAAAAATATCTGTTATCCTACTGAGGAAGGTGGCTTGGGTATTCGggattttggggatgttcagagggctcttcatatgaaatttgcttggcACCTTCTGAGGGGTCAGTCCTTATGGgctgatttttttaaaggtaagtATGTCAAAGGTATTCATTTATCCCTTTTGAGTCCTAACAAGGGTACTCTTTTTTGGAAAGCTATTGTGCGTTGTATTCCGGAGGTCCTTAATCAATCTAAGTGGTTGGTGAAAGAGGGTAATGTTTCTTTCTGGCATGATAATTGGTTGGATGGGGGTCCTATTAGTGCTCTTTATCCAGTTATTGAGAGACCTTCGCTTAAAATCAAAGATTGTCGGATTGACAATGGGTGGGATATTCCTCTCCTGGAAAGAGCTGTGGGTCAACAAAAAGCCTTGGAGTTGTACCATTTTTTAGCCACGAGGAAGGATGGTCAAGATGTCCTTATATGGGTGAATGATAAAAATGGTAATTTCTCTACTAAGAGTGCTTGGGATTGTATCCGTGTCAGAGCTCCTTCGTTACCTTGGGCCCATTGGATTTGGCATCCTAACCTTCCCAAGAAAATTTCGGTTATGATGTGGAAGGCCTTACATAATTGTCTGAGTGTGGATGATAAGATCAAGAATATTGGCATTCCCTTtgtttctaaatgtaattgttgtgcCAGGGGTCATATGGAAGATTTAAACCACGTTCTTTGTAATGGGGATTTCGCTAGACAAATCTGGCGTCTGGCGGCAAATCAATTAGGTGTTCATATGGGTGTCTTCCTTACGTGGAaggaacaaattaatttttggttcCGCCGTGCTGGTAAGTCTTCTCAACTTAAGATTATCTTCGGTATTCTCCCTTCTATTGTCTCTTGGAAAATTTGGGATAGACGTTGTAAAGCTCGGTTTGAGGATAGAGTGGACTCGGTTCAGACGGTTTGGCATGTTATCAAGATATGGATTCGTCAGATTATTTCCTTAGTTATGAGAGTGTCAAGGATTTCTTCCCATGATGTCGCTATTTTGCAGAGATTGGATATCCCGGTTTTACCTCAGAAGCCTAAACAGGTTCGTGTGGTGAGGTGGTTTAGACCGTCTCAGGGCTGGATGAAGCTAAACTCTGATGGTAGTAGCTTAGGGAATCCTGGGCCGGCTGGTGCTGGGGGGGTTATTCGGGATTCTTTTGGTAATCTGCAGGCTGCTTACTCGGTCTTCTTGGGTCAGGGGTCTAATAATTTTGCTGAGCTGAGAAGCTTGCTGGAAGGGGTCAGGAGGTGCTACCAGTTAGGTTTTCGGAGGGtggatattgaagtggattCTCAACTGATTGTCAGCTGGGTTACTAAGGGTACTTGTAACATCTGGTACTTAGAAGATTTCTGGGAGGAGTTGCAGGGTCTTTTGGGCTGTCTGGAGTACCGTTTGACTCAtgtctttcgtgaaggtaatgcgGTGGCTGACTACTTAGCTAAACGGGGAGCTGAGGGATTAAACTGTGATTGGTCTTTTAATGATGCTCTTCCCAGCCAGCTTCGTGGTCTTCTCCGTTTGGACAAAATTGGCATTCCTTATTTGCGTATCTCGTAG
- the LOC118347071 gene encoding receptor-like protein 3, protein MPESIPHNYLLMILTLFLFFSISSANLHACNQKDRNSLLSLPFNTSASPSLNWSATDCCHWEGISCDHKGRVTHISLPSKGLEGSVSPFLGNLTSLSHLNLSHNSLSDSLPLGFFSSLNQLEVLDLSHNHLVGNISLLFSPNGSWPASIRTIDISNNEFNGWIQSSFLQQAWNLIELNVCKNSFQGPIPSSPCINSPNLRLLDFSGNNHSGEIPRGLGGCSKLKIFRAGFNSLTKSLPHDMYSATALEEISIPSNYLSGSINDGIVNLTKLSNLDLSDNKFGGKLPLDFAKLSNLKHLHLRNNFLTGSLPPSLMNCTNLIQLDLRNNSLEGNISNLNFSSLQQLTILDLGFNNFTGNFPASLLSCKSLRGVRISHNRLEGQIPPEVAQLRHLSFFSVSFNRLTNFTSAIKILMHCKRLDVVLMGHNFLQEMISNDDINMQFASNGFKNLRFLDLSEGQLTGQFPIWISKLKKLEILNLNTNRITGPIPGWLPMLPRLISLQLSDNLISSEFPKELCALPALVSAQYLGDNSSFLLPIFNVNMNRWLHQYNSINNWKPNIVLRNNSLSGHIPVEIARLKQLRTLDLSHNSFSGNIPSQISELTNLEDLDLSENQLSGEIPASLTSLNFLHNLSVAGNKLHGEIPSGTQLQSFDASAYKGNPGLCGDPLPKCGNLTRDMSRDKDIHDEEDGDSIPWFHIIVALGFITGFCGVCGPLVLHHK, encoded by the coding sequence ATGCCGGAGTCTATCCCTCATAATTATCTACTGATGATCCTCACCTTGTTCCTCTTTTTCAGCATCTCCTCTGCAaatctgcatgcatgcaaccaGAAAGACCGCAACTCTCTCTTGTCCCTACCTTTTAATACCTCAGCTTCCCcttctttaaattggtctgCCACTGATTGTTGCCATTGGGAAGGTATTTCTTGTGATCATAAAGGTCGGGTCACTCATATTTCGTTACCCTCTAAGGGTCTCGAAGGGAGTGTATCTCCATTCCTTGGAAACCTCACAAGCCTCTCTCACCTCAATCTCTCCCATAATTCACTTTCAGATTCTCTTCCCCTTGGATTCTTCTCATCCTTGAATCAACTCGAGGTCCTTGATCTGAGCCACAACCATCTAGTTGGAAATATATCATTGTTATTTTCACCTAATGGATCATGGCCTGCCTCCATTCGAACAATTGACATTTCTAACAATGAATTCAATGGTTGGATCCAATCCTCATTTCTCCAACAAGCATGGAACTTGATCGAGCTCAATGTCTGCAAAAATAGTTTCCAAGGGCCTATTCCTTCTTCTCCTTGCATCAATTCTCCCAACCTCAGGCTCCTTGATTTCTCCGGCAATAATCATAGTGGCGAAATTCCTCGTGGGTTAGGAGGATGCTCCAAACTAAAGATTTTCCGAGCAGGTTTTAACTCTCTCACAAAATCTCTTCCACATGACATGTATAGTGCAACAGCACTAGAAGAAATCTCCATACCTTCCAATTATCTTTCAGGATCCATCAACGATGGCATTGTCAACCTTACCAAGCTCTCCAACCTCGATTTAAGTGACAATAAATTCGGTGGCAAGCTTCCACTGGATTTTGCAAAGCTTTCCAACTTAAAGCACCTGCACCTTCGAAATAACTTCCTCACAGGTTCTTTGCCACCATCATTGATGAATTGCACTAATCTTATCCAATTAGATTTACGAAATAATTCCTTGGAAGGAAACATCTCCAACCTTAATTTCTCCAGTCTTCAACAACTCACCATACTTGACCTGGGGTTTAACAACTTCACCGGAAATTTCCCAGCGAGCCTTCTCTCATGCAAGTCCCTAAGAGGAGTTCGAATTTCCCATAATCGATTAGAGGGACAAATCCCGCCTGAGGTGGCTCAATTGAGACATTTATCTTTCTTCTCAGTTAGTTTCAATAGGCTAACTAATTTCACAAGTGCAATCAAGATTCTGATGCATTGCAAGAGGCTTGATGTTGTTCTTATGGGTCACAATTTCCTACAAGAGATGATTTCAAATGACGACATCAATATGCAGTTTGCTTCTAATGGATTCAAAAATCTTCGATTTTTGGATCTTAGTGAGGGCCAACTGACCGGTCAGTTTCCCATATGGATATCTAAGCTTAAGAAGCTAGAAATCCTAAATCTAAATACCAATCGTATCACAGGTCCAATTCCTGGTTGGTTGCCAATGCTTCCAAGACTCATCTCTTTACAATTGTCTGATAACCTCATTTCCAGTGAATTTCCAAAGGAACTTTGTGCATTGCCAGCACTAGTATCAGCACAGTATCTAGGAGATAATAGCTCTTTTCTTTTACCAATTTTTAACGTAAACATGAATCGTTGGCTTCACCAGTACAACTCCATCAACAACTGGAAGCCAAATATAGTCCTTAGAAACAATAGTCTCAGTGGCCACATTCCTGTAGAGATAGCACGTTTGAAGCAACTTCGTACATTGGACCTTAGCCATAACAGCTTCTCAGGCAACATTCCAAGCCAAATATCGGAGCTCACAAACTTGGAAGATCTGGACCTCTCTGAAAATCAGTTGTCTGGGGAAATACCAGCATCGCTAACTAGTTTGAATTTTTTGCATAATTTAAGTGTTGCAGGCAATAAACTACATGGAGAAATACCATCAGGCACTCAGCTCCAAAGCTTTGATGCTTCTGCATACAAGGGCAACCCTGGACTTTGTGGTGACCC